A window of the Thalassospira sp. TSL5-1 genome harbors these coding sequences:
- a CDS encoding sugar ABC transporter ATP-binding protein, with protein MAVNRKEMGGIGTGEVPIISLAGVGVSFGPVRALSDVALDIIPGECVGVVGHNGAGKSTLVNVINGRLSPTTGEARYDGAESKADFRNGLRARQAGIRSVFQELSLCPNLTVLENMRIPYRNMPWRNWRGNAATAVRAALDAVFPGHGIDPYCVVGDLSIAERQMVEIAIAFSRRDIDARLVILDEPTSSLDGSIADQLLAYIKKFCAAGGAVIFISHMLGEIFDVATRMVVMKDGRIIANDDAKNFTRDSLVDAMGHVVPDGAESGEGRKQRELGDEVLRMKNGLTARKGEIVGLAGLAGHGQAEALAQCYLERSSDWRANRAPAVVFVAGDRARDGVMPLWSILRNLSLQTLVEFSRSFLVDRKAEKKLAQDWHRKIKIKTDDLDRSILSLSGGNQQKVLFSRALASSAPIVVMDDPMRGVDVGTKKEVYRMVRDEAEKGRTFLWYSTETDEILECDRVFVFRDSEIAAELTGDAITEENMLRASFEMEEAAS; from the coding sequence ATGGCGGTAAACCGCAAGGAGATGGGCGGGATCGGCACCGGGGAGGTGCCGATCATTTCCCTGGCCGGGGTTGGTGTGTCTTTTGGGCCGGTCCGGGCGTTAAGTGATGTGGCTCTGGACATTATACCCGGCGAATGTGTGGGGGTTGTCGGCCATAATGGTGCGGGCAAATCCACCCTGGTGAATGTGATTAATGGCCGTTTGTCGCCGACAACGGGCGAGGCCCGCTATGACGGGGCCGAAAGCAAGGCCGATTTTCGCAATGGGCTGCGGGCGCGGCAGGCAGGCATTCGCAGTGTGTTTCAGGAATTATCACTGTGCCCGAATTTGACCGTGCTGGAAAATATGCGCATTCCCTACCGCAATATGCCGTGGCGCAATTGGCGGGGCAATGCGGCAACGGCTGTTCGGGCCGCACTGGACGCGGTTTTTCCCGGTCACGGTATTGATCCTTATTGTGTGGTGGGTGACCTGTCGATTGCCGAACGGCAGATGGTGGAAATTGCCATTGCCTTTTCCCGGCGCGACATTGATGCCCGGCTGGTGATTTTGGACGAGCCGACATCCTCACTGGATGGTTCGATTGCCGACCAGTTGCTGGCCTATATTAAAAAGTTCTGTGCTGCTGGCGGGGCGGTCATTTTTATTTCCCACATGCTGGGCGAGATTTTTGATGTCGCCACCCGCATGGTGGTGATGAAAGACGGGCGCATTATTGCCAATGATGATGCGAAAAACTTTACCCGCGACAGCCTGGTGGATGCGATGGGCCATGTTGTGCCTGATGGGGCCGAGAGTGGCGAAGGGCGCAAACAGCGCGAATTGGGCGATGAAGTTTTGCGCATGAAAAATGGCCTGACGGCACGCAAGGGCGAAATTGTCGGTTTGGCGGGCCTTGCCGGGCACGGCCAGGCCGAGGCGCTGGCACAGTGTTATCTGGAACGCTCATCGGACTGGCGGGCAAACCGCGCCCCGGCGGTGGTGTTTGTCGCCGGGGACCGCGCACGCGATGGCGTGATGCCGCTATGGTCGATCCTGCGGAATTTGAGTTTGCAGACCCTGGTGGAATTTAGCCGGTCGTTTTTGGTGGATCGCAAGGCCGAGAAAAAGCTGGCGCAGGACTGGCACCGGAAAATCAAAATCAAGACCGATGACCTTGATCGTTCGATTTTGTCGCTGTCGGGCGGCAACCAGCAAAAGGTGCTGTTTTCCCGTGCGCTGGCATCTTCGGCCCCGATTGTGGTGATGGATGACCCGATGCGCGGTGTGGATGTGGGCACGAAAAAGGAAGTTTACCGGATGGTTCGCGATGAAGCCGAAAAGGGCCGCACCTTCCTGTGGTATTCGACGGAAACCGACGAAATTCTGGAATGTGACCGGGTATTCGTGTTTCGCGATAGTGAAATTGCTGCCGAACTGACCGGGGATGCCATTACCGAGGAAAACATGCTGCGTGCTTCGTTCGAGATGGAGGAGGCTGCATCATGA
- a CDS encoding ABC transporter permease: MNRDHLRILLPVLSLGLLLAAVFYLQPRAMSYFGLNLLFNLAVPVALATVAQMMILMVNDIDLSIGTFVSFCACVTATFVQSDPFVGYAMLLGAIAVYAAMGAIIHARGLPAIVVTLGMSFFWSGMAILILPSPGGSAPAWLNAMMKAKPPLVPVAIIAPIVIGLIMHYFIKRSSLGVLLRGVGGNSQAIDRSGWSVLGLKATAYGIAGLFGVLSGMALVGLTTSADANIALRYTLLSIAGVILGGGEFTGGRVSPIGAVIGAMTLTLAASFLSFLHLSSDWQIGAQGAILILVLAVRLVFTRREALA, from the coding sequence ATGAACCGTGATCATTTGCGCATTTTGCTGCCGGTTTTGTCGCTGGGCCTGTTGCTGGCAGCCGTGTTTTACCTGCAACCCCGCGCCATGAGCTATTTCGGGTTAAACCTGCTGTTTAATCTGGCGGTGCCTGTTGCCTTGGCAACCGTTGCCCAGATGATGATTTTGATGGTCAATGACATTGATTTGTCGATTGGCACGTTCGTTAGTTTTTGTGCCTGCGTGACGGCCACCTTTGTGCAAAGCGACCCGTTTGTGGGCTATGCCATGCTGCTGGGTGCGATTGCCGTTTATGCCGCAATGGGGGCGATTATCCATGCCCGGGGGCTGCCTGCGATTGTGGTGACGCTGGGCATGTCGTTTTTTTGGTCGGGCATGGCGATTTTGATTTTGCCCTCGCCCGGCGGGTCGGCCCCGGCATGGCTGAATGCGATGATGAAGGCCAAGCCACCCCTGGTGCCGGTGGCGATTATTGCGCCCATCGTGATCGGGCTGATCATGCACTATTTCATCAAACGGTCTTCGCTGGGTGTGTTGTTGCGCGGTGTGGGCGGCAACAGCCAGGCCATTGACCGGTCGGGATGGTCCGTTTTGGGCCTGAAGGCCACGGCCTATGGCATTGCCGGGCTGTTCGGGGTTTTATCGGGCATGGCGCTGGTGGGGTTAACTACTTCGGCGGATGCCAATATTGCCCTGCGCTATACCCTGCTGTCGATTGCCGGGGTGATTTTGGGCGGTGGTGAATTTACCGGCGGGCGGGTGTCGCCCATCGGGGCGGTGATTGGGGCGATGACCCTGACGCTGGCGGCCAGTTTCCTGTCCTTTTTGCATTTGTCATCGGACTGGCAGATTGGCGCACAGGGGGCGATTTTGATTTTGGTTCTGGCGGTGCGCCTTGTCTTTACCCGTCGGGAGGCCCTGGCATGA
- a CDS encoding ABC transporter permease, which yields MSVENNVQNAAPRGATALLGLVSRKAWIWAYLAAGATFIAAMMAGSGGGAEAGSLLYAAFTFAAFTVIVGIGQMFVVTLGPGNVDLSIPATMTLAGTVALKFMASDGALVVPGLLIAIGVGLGCGLFNFGLILLMRIPPIIATLASSFLFQSVAIWSNRGLRIKPPEGLADFATGGTLGIPNVALVALGVSVLAWIVLERAIIGRWILASGQNKRAARLGGVPVTAVHFGVYVGCAVLAGFTGFLLASFSGGANLNMGTEYMLMSIAVVVIGGSSIAGGNSNVPGIWAAALFMFLLVSMLNSYGLGAGVRLILTGLIIVSVVVLASKKGGRV from the coding sequence ATGAGTGTTGAAAATAACGTGCAAAATGCCGCGCCGCGCGGTGCGACGGCCCTGTTGGGCCTGGTATCGCGCAAGGCATGGATTTGGGCCTATCTGGCCGCCGGGGCGACATTTATTGCCGCGATGATGGCCGGATCGGGCGGCGGGGCCGAGGCCGGATCGCTGTTATATGCCGCATTTACCTTTGCCGCCTTTACCGTGATTGTCGGGATCGGCCAGATGTTTGTTGTAACATTGGGGCCGGGCAATGTGGACCTTTCCATTCCCGCGACCATGACATTGGCAGGGACGGTGGCCCTGAAATTTATGGCAAGCGACGGCGCGCTGGTGGTGCCGGGGCTGTTGATTGCCATTGGTGTGGGCCTGGGTTGCGGGCTGTTTAATTTTGGCCTGATTTTGCTGATGCGCATTCCGCCGATCATTGCCACCCTGGCCTCGTCCTTTTTGTTTCAGTCGGTAGCGATTTGGTCCAACCGGGGCTTGCGCATCAAACCGCCCGAAGGCCTGGCCGATTTTGCCACGGGCGGGACGCTGGGTATTCCCAATGTGGCGCTTGTCGCACTGGGTGTATCGGTCCTGGCGTGGATTGTGCTGGAACGTGCGATTATCGGCCGCTGGATTTTGGCAAGCGGGCAGAACAAACGGGCCGCCCGCCTGGGGGGTGTGCCGGTCACGGCGGTGCATTTTGGCGTGTATGTTGGCTGTGCGGTGCTGGCCGGGTTTACCGGCTTTTTGCTGGCGAGTTTTTCGGGCGGTGCAAACCTGAATATGGGCACCGAATATATGCTGATGTCGATTGCGGTGGTTGTGATTGGCGGGTCTTCGATTGCCGGGGGGAATTCAAATGTGCCCGGGATATGGGCGGCGGCCCTGTTCATGTTCTTGCTGGTATCGATGTTGAATTCCTATGGCCTTGGCGCCGGTGTGCGCCTGATTTTGACCGGACTGATCATTGTGTCGGTGGTGGTGCTGGCCAGTAAAAAAGGAGGCAGGGTATGA
- a CDS encoding SMP-30/gluconolactonase/LRE family protein, producing the protein MNGPYEIYDNRFRDLVLLNVSLRKLSGGHLWTEGPVWFPAHQCLLFSDIPNQKIYRWMCDGTVNVFRENSNFANGNTRDAQGRLVSCQHGTRSVTRTEHDGTITVLADEFEGKRLNSPNDVVVKSDGSVWFTDPTYGILSDYEGYKSDPEQSRHNVFRIDPVTGELASVAHDFSQPNGLAFSRDEKRLYVAESGRSHDDSVPSVIRVYDVVSGNKLENGRDFASINPGLPDGFRVDCHDNVWTSAADGVHCFDASGVLLGKILVPETVSNLTFGGPRGNELLITATTSVYAIHVNTAAS; encoded by the coding sequence ATGAACGGCCCCTATGAAATTTATGACAATCGGTTTCGTGATCTGGTGTTGTTGAATGTCAGCCTGCGCAAACTTTCGGGCGGGCATTTATGGACCGAAGGCCCGGTGTGGTTCCCGGCCCATCAGTGCCTGTTATTTTCCGATATTCCCAACCAGAAAATATATCGCTGGATGTGTGATGGCACGGTCAATGTGTTTCGGGAAAATTCCAATTTTGCCAATGGCAATACCCGTGATGCACAGGGCCGGCTGGTCAGTTGCCAGCATGGCACACGCTCTGTTACCCGGACGGAGCATGATGGCACGATTACCGTGCTGGCCGACGAATTTGAGGGCAAGCGCCTGAATTCACCCAATGATGTGGTGGTGAAGTCTGATGGCTCCGTGTGGTTTACCGACCCGACATATGGCATTTTATCGGATTATGAAGGGTATAAATCCGACCCGGAACAAAGCCGTCATAATGTGTTTCGCATCGACCCGGTTACGGGGGAACTTGCCAGTGTGGCGCATGATTTCTCCCAGCCTAACGGGCTGGCCTTTTCGCGCGATGAAAAGCGGCTTTATGTCGCGGAATCTGGTCGCAGCCATGATGACAGCGTGCCGTCGGTTATTCGCGTTTATGATGTTGTTTCGGGCAACAAACTGGAAAATGGCCGGGATTTTGCGTCTATTAATCCGGGCCTGCCGGATGGCTTCCGGGTGGATTGCCATGACAATGTCTGGACATCGGCGGCGGATGGCGTGCATTGCTTCGATGCCAGCGGGGTGTTGCTGGGCAAAATTTTGGTACCCGAAACCGTATCGAACCTGACATTTGGCGGGCCGCGCGGCAATGAATTGCTGATTACGGCAACAACCAGCGTTTATGCCATTCATGTCAACACGGCGGCATCATAG
- a CDS encoding Crp/Fnr family transcriptional regulator — protein sequence MNTDEALRQILPHAEEKNHLVPAGHVLETAHGALNHVWLLTDGLVIQGFYNSNGEREICRVYRAGDIIGLEAVEPVENETAQGNPPLTTETVTNSCFMRIPLHRLRQEQAINLAVAHGISHLLCREVIASHYWKINIGTGTAIRRICRFLLWASRRDHCIVPPREKLGSIVSVTTETASRTIASLRRQGCLTPDETPRGIEMRINRQELLHHAGEFWDNRAA from the coding sequence ATGAACACAGATGAAGCCCTGCGCCAGATCCTTCCCCATGCCGAGGAAAAAAACCACCTCGTCCCTGCCGGCCATGTTCTGGAAACAGCACACGGTGCCCTTAACCATGTCTGGCTGCTCACAGACGGGCTGGTTATTCAGGGATTTTACAACAGCAATGGCGAACGCGAAATCTGCCGTGTCTATCGCGCTGGCGACATTATCGGCCTCGAAGCCGTTGAACCCGTTGAAAACGAAACAGCCCAGGGCAATCCGCCCCTGACAACCGAAACAGTCACAAACAGCTGCTTCATGCGCATTCCGCTGCATCGCCTGCGTCAGGAACAGGCCATCAATCTGGCTGTGGCCCACGGCATTTCGCATTTGCTGTGCCGCGAAGTCATTGCCAGCCATTACTGGAAAATCAATATCGGGACTGGCACGGCCATTCGCCGCATTTGCCGGTTCCTGTTATGGGCCTCAAGGCGCGATCATTGCATTGTGCCGCCCCGCGAAAAACTGGGTAGCATCGTTTCGGTCACAACCGAAACCGCCAGCCGCACCATCGCCAGCCTGCGCCGACAGGGGTGCCTGACCCCCGATGAAACACCCCGGGGGATCGAAATGCGCATCAACCGCCAGGAATTGCTCCATCACGCGGGCGAATTCTGGGACAATCGCGCGGCCTGA
- a CDS encoding PepSY domain-containing protein, producing MPTSSLISPRNTGGKNGANGTNGFYRAVWRWHFYAGLFVLPFIILMALTGGAFLFHHEIDNYVYSDLKQVPASPAAPLPYSTQIADALAHQNGKAVKLTTPNSPTGSTEVTIADASGVRHAVYVNPYNGQVLGELMDRGTIMWTIRHIHSLVEFGTFPNALIEIVGGWTILLVLTGIYLWWPKPKDGSSRLAIRGKPGNRRWWRDSHAVIGLFAGFFILFLATTGMPWSVFWGKYANQFANGTPTGYPSGVRVNVPLSTIPMIDAFGNTGWTTENAPLPQSVDTAPHAIGIDEATRILNDLGMTPGYAVSLPVGDRGVYSASIYPNDLSLQRVIHLDQYSGKPLIDMSYADYGPLGRGLEWAVNVHMGQQYGLANQFVMLSVCVALIFMAVSAGVMWWKRRPSGQMGVPPLPRDMHKVYGVTAILAIGGIIFPLVGLSMIIILVLDLLFVVRPRLQLRNA from the coding sequence ATGCCAACATCTTCTTTAATATCCCCCCGCAACACAGGCGGAAAAAACGGGGCAAATGGCACCAACGGGTTTTATCGCGCTGTCTGGCGCTGGCATTTTTATGCCGGGTTGTTTGTGCTGCCTTTTATCATTTTAATGGCGCTCACCGGCGGGGCCTTTCTGTTTCACCACGAAATTGATAATTACGTTTATTCTGATCTGAAACAGGTCCCCGCCTCGCCGGCCGCCCCCCTGCCCTACAGCACCCAAATTGCCGATGCCCTGGCCCATCAGAATGGCAAAGCCGTCAAACTGACAACGCCCAACTCACCAACCGGCAGCACCGAAGTCACCATTGCCGATGCCAGCGGTGTGCGCCACGCGGTTTATGTTAACCCCTATAATGGTCAGGTTTTAGGCGAACTCATGGATCGGGGCACCATCATGTGGACGATCCGCCATATTCACAGCCTGGTCGAATTTGGCACCTTTCCCAACGCCCTGATCGAAATTGTCGGTGGCTGGACCATTCTTCTGGTTCTGACCGGCATTTACCTGTGGTGGCCAAAACCAAAGGATGGATCATCCCGCCTGGCCATTCGCGGCAAACCGGGCAATCGCCGCTGGTGGCGCGACAGCCACGCCGTGATTGGGCTTTTTGCCGGTTTTTTCATTCTTTTTCTGGCAACAACAGGCATGCCCTGGTCGGTGTTCTGGGGCAAATATGCCAACCAGTTCGCCAATGGTACGCCAACGGGCTATCCGTCCGGGGTGCGGGTGAATGTGCCGCTTTCCACCATCCCCATGATCGATGCTTTCGGCAATACCGGCTGGACCACCGAAAACGCTCCGCTGCCCCAATCGGTGGATACCGCACCGCACGCCATTGGCATTGATGAAGCCACACGCATTCTGAATGACCTGGGCATGACACCGGGCTATGCCGTCAGCTTGCCTGTCGGCGATCGCGGGGTTTACAGCGCCTCGATCTATCCCAACGACCTGTCACTGCAACGCGTCATTCACCTGGACCAATATTCCGGCAAACCGCTGATCGACATGTCCTATGCCGATTATGGCCCGCTGGGCCGGGGACTTGAATGGGCGGTCAATGTCCATATGGGGCAGCAATATGGCCTGGCAAACCAGTTCGTGATGCTCTCAGTGTGTGTCGCGCTGATTTTTATGGCTGTCTCCGCTGGTGTCATGTGGTGGAAACGCCGCCCCAGCGGTCAAATGGGGGTGCCCCCTTTGCCCCGCGACATGCACAAGGTTTATGGCGTCACGGCCATTCTGGCGATTGGCGGCATCATCTTTCCGCTGGTCGGCCTGTCCATGATCATCATTCTTGTGCTTGATCTTCTTTTTGTTGTCCGCCCGCGTTTGCAGCTTCGCAACGCCTGA
- a CDS encoding DUF2946 family protein — MRTNRASSAGTLRETITSLVACVLLINTVLFGFMHAPLAAQTQGQNNYIPILICTSHGIQAIRLPGNAFDDKAPPTTSGQYDSYEAYQCALCGIGLHAITPGTSPEIPAIHRILLSNAVTALHITAHAPDFYPRSGSPRAPPLSPAA, encoded by the coding sequence GTGCGCACCAACCGGGCTTCATCAGCTGGAACTCTGCGGGAGACCATCACATCGCTGGTGGCCTGTGTTCTGTTGATCAATACGGTTCTGTTTGGTTTTATGCACGCCCCGCTGGCCGCACAGACCCAGGGGCAAAATAACTATATCCCCATCCTGATCTGCACCTCCCACGGTATTCAGGCCATCCGCCTGCCTGGCAATGCCTTTGATGACAAGGCACCGCCAACAACATCAGGCCAATATGACAGTTACGAAGCCTATCAATGCGCCCTATGCGGCATTGGGCTTCATGCCATTACGCCAGGCACCTCGCCGGAAATTCCCGCAATTCACCGCATCCTGCTGTCAAATGCGGTTACGGCCCTTCACATTACCGCCCACGCACCGGATTTTTATCCCCGGTCGGGCTCTCCGCGCGCCCCGCCCCTGTCCCCTGCGGCATAA
- a CDS encoding ATP-dependent DNA helicase, with translation MFDDRSDTRPRFLPPNAPVMVAGLRHAVFLTPDGEIDEMPLAAAARRARDERPIVVHMPATAKRLRLDGLYAHDLLELFAFVRPAQFCVPTPRGIALATGQRAADDLIGQAEALAEAMKRLLQELAVLPAEKRARALSIAWPMARGQWPWGVPVLAALGADGDGPHRFAVYEGLKIWKKLGEWSEHAPPPPPGNNPVEPTEARERLIKLLGDGAEERPQQADYSSAVCSAFAPRMADGTPNIVLAEAGTGTGKTLGYVAPASVWAEKNEGAVWISTYTRNLQRQIDSELNRLYPDPRDKRRKAVVRKGRENYLCLLNFEEAQRPLAQQPRQAIPLGLMARWAAATRDGDMVGGDFPAWLTELIGTRFTSALADQRGECIYAACPHYSRCFVEKTVRRARSAEIVVANHALVMVQAALGGLDDTLMPTRYVFDEGHHLFDAADKAFSAHLTGQEGAELRRWLLGAENKGSSRARGLKQRLESLIHDREELRDAVNAVIVAAQCLPDQGWLMRLQDGVEHASGPAEIFLAHVKAQVMARAAEKDRGYSIETDCKPAVTEVLASAADLDRALAALEKPAKALIKIIAHMLDEKADELDSAERQRLDAAIRSLERRAIMQVAAWRGMLESLVDATPAEFVDWFAIERQFGRDFDIGMHRHYIDPTLPLTAALAPTTHGMVVTSATLRDGTGDEMFDWAVAEDRTGASHMPMPAVRAALKSPYNYREQTRVFIVNDLARDNADQIASAYRELFLASNGGALGLFTAITRLRAVYERLTGPLDEAGLQLLAQHIDGMDVSTLIDIFRVERDACLLGTDAIRDGVDVPGDSLRLIVFDRVPWPRPDILHRARKAAFHGARYDDMITRLRMKQAFGRLVRRAEDRGVFVLLDNRMPSRLLGAFPEDVTVQRVGLKEAITQTRLFLNPDQTGEPDGFDDELPF, from the coding sequence ATGTTCGATGATCGTTCCGATACAAGGCCCCGTTTTTTGCCCCCCAACGCACCGGTCATGGTTGCCGGTTTGCGTCACGCTGTCTTTTTGACGCCCGATGGCGAAATTGACGAAATGCCCCTGGCCGCTGCCGCCCGCCGGGCACGCGATGAACGGCCCATCGTCGTGCATATGCCCGCCACGGCCAAACGCCTGCGGCTGGATGGTTTGTACGCCCACGACCTTTTGGAACTGTTTGCCTTTGTCCGCCCGGCGCAATTTTGTGTGCCCACCCCGCGCGGCATTGCCCTTGCCACCGGCCAGCGCGCGGCTGATGATTTGATCGGCCAGGCAGAGGCCCTGGCCGAAGCCATGAAACGCCTGCTTCAGGAACTTGCCGTTCTACCCGCCGAAAAACGCGCCCGTGCGCTTTCCATCGCCTGGCCGATGGCACGCGGCCAATGGCCGTGGGGGGTGCCGGTTTTGGCTGCCCTGGGCGCGGATGGCGATGGTCCACATCGCTTTGCTGTCTATGAAGGCCTTAAAATCTGGAAAAAGCTGGGCGAATGGTCTGAACATGCGCCGCCACCCCCGCCGGGCAACAACCCGGTTGAACCAACCGAAGCCCGTGAACGCCTGATCAAACTTTTGGGCGACGGGGCGGAGGAACGCCCACAACAGGCCGATTATTCATCGGCTGTATGTTCCGCCTTTGCCCCGCGCATGGCGGACGGCACCCCCAATATCGTATTGGCGGAGGCCGGGACCGGCACGGGCAAAACACTGGGTTATGTCGCCCCGGCATCGGTCTGGGCGGAAAAAAACGAAGGCGCGGTCTGGATTTCCACCTATACCCGCAACCTGCAACGCCAGATCGACAGCGAGCTTAACCGCCTGTATCCCGACCCGCGTGACAAACGCCGCAAGGCCGTGGTGCGCAAAGGCCGGGAAAACTACCTGTGCCTGCTGAATTTCGAGGAAGCCCAACGCCCCCTGGCCCAGCAACCGCGCCAGGCGATTCCGCTGGGCCTGATGGCACGCTGGGCGGCGGCGACCCGCGATGGCGATATGGTCGGCGGCGATTTCCCCGCCTGGCTGACAGAGCTGATTGGCACCCGCTTTACCTCTGCCCTGGCCGATCAACGCGGCGAATGTATTTACGCCGCCTGCCCGCATTATTCGCGCTGCTTTGTCGAAAAAACCGTGCGTCGGGCGCGATCGGCCGAAATCGTGGTTGCCAACCATGCCTTGGTCATGGTGCAGGCCGCCCTTGGCGGGCTGGATGATACCCTCATGCCCACGCGTTATGTCTTTGACGAGGGGCACCATCTGTTTGATGCCGCCGACAAGGCCTTTTCCGCGCACCTCACCGGGCAGGAAGGGGCGGAATTGCGCCGCTGGCTTTTGGGCGCGGAAAACAAGGGCAGTTCGCGGGCACGCGGCCTCAAACAGCGCCTCGAAAGCCTGATCCACGACCGCGAGGAACTGCGCGATGCGGTTAATGCCGTGATCGTTGCCGCCCAATGCCTGCCCGATCAGGGCTGGCTGATGCGATTGCAGGATGGTGTGGAACATGCCAGCGGCCCGGCGGAAATTTTCCTGGCGCACGTCAAGGCACAGGTCATGGCGCGCGCGGCGGAAAAGGACCGGGGCTATTCCATCGAAACCGATTGCAAACCGGCCGTAACCGAAGTCCTGGCCTCTGCTGCCGACCTCGACCGTGCGCTGGCCGCGCTTGAAAAACCGGCCAAGGCGCTGATCAAAATCATCGCCCATATGCTTGATGAAAAAGCCGACGAGCTGGATTCCGCCGAACGCCAGCGCCTCGATGCCGCTATCCGATCATTGGAGCGGCGCGCCATCATGCAGGTGGCCGCCTGGCGCGGCATGCTGGAATCATTGGTCGATGCCACGCCGGCAGAATTTGTCGACTGGTTCGCCATCGAACGCCAGTTTGGCCGCGATTTTGATATTGGCATGCACCGCCATTATATCGACCCGACCCTGCCGCTTACCGCCGCCCTGGCCCCCACCACGCATGGCATGGTGGTGACATCGGCCACGTTACGCGATGGCACCGGGGACGAGATGTTTGACTGGGCCGTAGCCGAGGACCGCACCGGCGCATCCCACATGCCGATGCCTGCGGTGCGTGCCGCACTCAAAAGCCCCTATAACTACCGCGAACAAACCCGCGTTTTCATCGTCAATGACCTTGCACGCGACAATGCCGACCAAATAGCAAGCGCCTATCGCGAACTGTTTTTGGCCTCCAACGGTGGGGCGCTGGGCCTGTTTACCGCCATTACCCGCCTGCGTGCGGTTTACGAACGCCTGACCGGCCCGCTGGATGAAGCCGGCTTGCAGCTTCTTGCCCAGCATATTGATGGCATGGATGTTTCCACCCTGATCGATATTTTCCGGGTGGAGCGCGATGCCTGCCTTTTGGGCACCGATGCCATTCGCGACGGGGTTGATGTGCCCGGCGACAGCCTGCGTTTAATTGTGTTTGACCGCGTGCCCTGGCCCCGGCCCGATATTTTGCACCGGGCGCGCAAGGCCGCCTTTCATGGTGCAAGATACGACGACATGATCACGCGCCTGCGCATGAAACAGGCCTTTGGCCGCCTGGTCCGCCGCGCCGAAGATCGCGGGGTTTTCGTTTTGCTCGATAACCGCATGCCCTCGCGCCTGCTCGGTGCCTTCCCCGAGGACGTTACGGTCCAGCGCGTCGGCCTGAAAGAAGCCATCACCCAAACCCGCCTGTTCCTGAACCCTGATCAGACCGGCGAGCCGGACGGGTTTGACGACGAATTACCGTTTTAA